In Hwangdonia lutea, a single window of DNA contains:
- the tsaB gene encoding tRNA (adenosine(37)-N6)-threonylcarbamoyltransferase complex dimerization subunit type 1 TsaB, translating into MSSTLILNIETATTNCSVSLSRNGETIVLKEDYGKNYSHAERLHVYIDDVLKEAKIDSTHLDAIAISKGPGSYTGLRIGVSAAKGLCFALDKPLISVSTLEALAHQVKTRDGVIVAMLDARRMEVYSAIYDANYSPLRDTQAQIIDENAFAEYLENGNVYFIGNGVEKTKTCINHPNAVFIENKLPSSKEMGILAYNKYKKNDTEDVAYFEPYYLKDFVALKPKKA; encoded by the coding sequence ATGAGTAGCACGCTTATTCTAAATATTGAAACCGCAACAACCAATTGTTCTGTCTCGCTTTCGCGGAATGGAGAAACCATTGTTTTAAAGGAAGATTACGGTAAAAATTATTCGCATGCCGAAAGATTACATGTGTATATTGATGATGTTTTAAAAGAAGCAAAAATTGATTCTACCCATTTAGATGCCATTGCCATTAGCAAAGGTCCGGGCTCTTATACCGGATTGCGTATTGGGGTTTCGGCGGCAAAGGGACTCTGTTTTGCATTGGATAAACCTTTAATTTCGGTGTCGACTTTAGAGGCTTTGGCGCATCAAGTTAAAACTAGAGATGGCGTTATTGTAGCCATGCTCGATGCCAGACGTATGGAAGTATATTCGGCTATTTACGATGCCAATTACAGTCCATTACGAGACACTCAAGCCCAAATTATTGATGAAAACGCTTTCGCGGAATATTTAGAAAACGGAAACGTGTATTTTATAGGTAATGGGGTTGAAAAAACAAAAACATGCATCAATCATCCAAACGCTGTTTTTATCGAAAACAAACTGCCTTCTTCAAAAGAAATGGGCATATTGGCTTATAACAAATACAAAAAAAACGACACCGAAGATGTCGCTTATTTTGAACCATATTACTTAAAGGATTTTGTGGCGTTAAAGCCTAAAAAGGCTTAG
- a CDS encoding mechanosensitive ion channel family protein, which produces MDLENIDSEKWLELAINYGLKILGAILIWIIGSWLIKKIIKATKKIMSKREYDESLQKFLLNLLSWVFKIVLIVVVLGTVGVETTSFAAILAAAGLAIGMALQGSLGNFAGGVLIMIFKPFKIGDFINAQGESGTVKEIEIFTTKLTTPDNKEIIIPNGSLSNGNITNFSTEATRRVDFTFGVGYDSDIKKTKEVILSVIQSNPSVLKDPEPTINVSELADSSINFLTRVWVNKEDYWAVNFDIIERTKEALDAAGIDIPYPHRVEIQKKG; this is translated from the coding sequence ATGGATTTAGAAAACATCGACTCAGAAAAATGGCTTGAACTTGCCATAAACTATGGCCTTAAAATTCTTGGAGCTATACTTATTTGGATTATTGGTTCTTGGTTAATTAAAAAAATAATAAAGGCCACAAAAAAAATAATGAGCAAAAGAGAATACGATGAAAGCCTTCAGAAATTCTTGTTGAACCTATTAAGTTGGGTGTTCAAAATTGTTTTAATCGTTGTTGTACTCGGAACGGTTGGTGTTGAAACCACATCGTTCGCCGCCATTTTAGCTGCCGCTGGTTTAGCTATTGGCATGGCTTTACAGGGTTCGTTGGGTAATTTTGCCGGTGGTGTTTTGATTATGATTTTTAAACCCTTTAAAATTGGCGACTTTATTAACGCGCAAGGCGAATCCGGAACGGTTAAAGAAATTGAAATATTTACTACAAAACTAACAACACCCGACAATAAAGAGATTATTATACCCAACGGAAGCCTCTCTAACGGCAACATCACAAATTTTAGTACAGAAGCGACAAGACGTGTGGATTTTACTTTTGGCGTTGGTTATGATTCCGATATTAAAAAAACAAAAGAAGTGATATTAAGTGTCATTCAATCCAATCCTTCCGTTTTAAAAGATCCTGAACCCACAATAAATGTATCTGAACTGGCAGATAGCTCTATTAATTTTCTCACGAGAGTTTGGGTGAATAAAGAAGATTATTGGGCAGTAAATTTTGATATTATTGAACGTACCAAAGAAGCGCTTGATGCTGCTGGTATTGATATTCCTTACCCGCATCGCGTGGAAATACAGAAAAAAGGCTAA
- a CDS encoding DUF1304 domain-containing protein, translated as MTLLTIVLMALVAFEHVYFLILEMFFWTKPKGIKTFGLKSKTFAEDTKVLAANQGLYNGFLAAGLLYAIIQKDINTALFFLVCVTIAGIYGAYSTKQIKLFYVQSIPAIAALIAIFV; from the coding sequence ATGACACTTTTAACCATCGTTTTAATGGCTTTGGTAGCTTTTGAGCATGTCTATTTTTTAATATTGGAAATGTTTTTTTGGACCAAACCAAAGGGCATAAAAACATTCGGGTTAAAATCGAAAACATTTGCCGAAGACACTAAGGTTCTTGCCGCAAACCAAGGCTTGTACAATGGCTTTTTGGCTGCTGGTTTGCTGTATGCCATCATTCAGAAAGACATAAATACAGCTCTGTTTTTTCTAGTTTGTGTAACTATTGCTGGAATTTACGGCGCTTATTCTACAAAGCAAATTAAATTGTTTTATGTGCAAAGCATACCAGCAATTGCGGCACTTATTGCAATATTCGTTTAA
- a CDS encoding thioredoxin domain-containing protein → MKHKYTNALVNETSPYLLQHAHNPVNWNPWNSKTLAKAKDENKLILISVGYAACHWCHVMEHESFEDSLVAQVMNKNFINIKVDREERPDVDQVYMNAVQLMTGSGGWPLNVIALPDGRPVWGGTYFKKEQWMDALAQISKLYAENPDKLYEYADKLEQGIKALDVVSLNTDEPVFEKTYIDEALKNWSKHFDNDQGGLNRAPKFMMPNNYHFLLRYAYQTNDKKLQDYVNLTLTKIAYGGVFDQIGGGFSRYAVDTKWHIPHFEKMLYDNGQLVSLYADAYLITKNKLYKDIVTETLAYIKRDMTTENGAFYSSLDADSNTPEGKLEEGAFYVWKKDELQTLLKDDFKLFSDYYNVNNYGFWEHDNYVLIRKDDDASIVKKHNISIETLNKKKGEWKQMLLKERNKKSKPRLDDKTLTSWNALMLKGYVDAYRVFGNDEYLASAEKNAHFIINNMLREDGGLNHTYKDGKSTINGYLEDYSATIDAFLALYESTLDETWLTVSRDLANYTFDHFFDEKGKMFYFTSNQDESLVSRSIEYRDNVIPASNSIMAKNLFKLSHYFDNEHYGKTAMSMLNNVKPEMLEYPSGYSNWFDLMLNYAQPYYEVAIVGADAKQKITELNKTYLPNKLIAASTTENNMPLLENRFNPENTFIYVCVNKACKLPVTEVKDAIKFIKE, encoded by the coding sequence ATGAAACATAAATATACTAACGCTCTAGTAAACGAAACCAGTCCGTATTTACTGCAACACGCGCACAACCCGGTAAACTGGAATCCGTGGAATTCCAAAACCTTGGCCAAAGCAAAGGATGAAAATAAACTTATTCTCATCAGTGTAGGTTATGCTGCTTGCCATTGGTGCCACGTTATGGAACACGAAAGCTTTGAAGACAGTTTGGTGGCACAGGTTATGAACAAAAATTTCATCAATATTAAAGTAGATAGAGAAGAACGACCAGATGTAGACCAAGTGTATATGAATGCCGTACAGCTTATGACTGGGAGCGGTGGTTGGCCGCTCAACGTTATTGCACTACCCGATGGCCGACCGGTTTGGGGCGGCACTTATTTTAAAAAAGAACAATGGATGGATGCTCTAGCCCAAATCTCTAAACTTTACGCTGAAAATCCCGATAAGCTATATGAATATGCCGATAAATTAGAGCAAGGCATTAAAGCTTTGGATGTGGTTAGCTTAAATACCGATGAACCCGTTTTTGAAAAAACCTATATAGATGAAGCTTTAAAAAATTGGTCTAAACATTTTGATAACGATCAGGGCGGTTTGAATAGGGCACCAAAATTTATGATGCCCAATAATTATCATTTTTTACTCCGATACGCGTACCAAACCAACGATAAAAAACTGCAGGATTATGTAAATCTCACCTTAACAAAAATAGCTTATGGCGGGGTTTTCGATCAAATTGGGGGTGGTTTTTCACGCTATGCCGTCGATACCAAATGGCACATCCCTCACTTTGAAAAAATGCTATACGACAATGGGCAATTGGTGAGTTTATATGCCGATGCTTATCTCATCACAAAAAACAAACTATACAAAGATATTGTTACCGAAACCTTGGCCTATATTAAGCGCGATATGACCACCGAAAACGGTGCATTTTATTCTTCGCTTGATGCCGATAGCAACACACCCGAAGGCAAACTTGAAGAAGGTGCGTTTTACGTTTGGAAAAAAGACGAATTGCAAACCCTTTTAAAAGATGATTTTAAACTGTTTTCAGATTATTATAATGTTAATAATTATGGTTTTTGGGAACATGATAATTATGTTTTAATTAGAAAAGACGACGATGCTTCCATCGTTAAAAAGCATAATATTTCTATTGAAACCTTAAATAAAAAGAAGGGCGAATGGAAGCAAATGCTACTAAAAGAGCGCAATAAAAAATCTAAACCAAGACTTGATGACAAAACATTAACCTCATGGAATGCCTTAATGCTTAAAGGTTATGTGGATGCTTATCGTGTTTTTGGGAATGATGAATACCTCGCTTCCGCGGAAAAAAACGCCCACTTTATCATAAATAATATGCTACGTGAAGATGGCGGATTGAACCACACTTATAAAGATGGAAAAAGTACAATTAACGGCTATCTTGAAGATTACTCAGCTACTATTGATGCCTTTTTAGCATTATACGAAAGCACTTTGGATGAAACTTGGTTAACCGTTTCAAGGGATTTGGCAAATTACACCTTCGATCACTTTTTTGATGAAAAAGGCAAGATGTTTTATTTCACCTCGAACCAAGATGAATCGTTAGTTTCAAGAAGTATTGAATATCGCGATAATGTTATTCCGGCGAGCAATTCCATTATGGCAAAAAACCTTTTTAAATTATCACATTATTTTGATAACGAGCATTACGGTAAAACCGCTATGAGCATGCTTAATAATGTAAAACCGGAAATGTTGGAATACCCGTCTGGTTATTCCAATTGGTTCGATTTAATGCTTAATTACGCCCAACCTTATTACGAAGTAGCCATTGTTGGTGCCGATGCAAAGCAAAAAATTACGGAGTTAAATAAAACCTATTTACCTAATAAATTGATAGCGGCAAGCACAACCGAAAACAACATGCCTTTATTGGAAAACCGGTTTAATCCGGAAAACACATTTATTTATGTGTGTGTTAACAAAGCCTGTAAACTTCCGGTTACCGAGGTAAAAGATGCCATTAAATTTATAAAAGAATGA
- a CDS encoding dodecin family protein, which yields MAVLKVIEILSNSEKSWEDATKKAVKHASKSVKNIRSVYVKEQSAIVKDGDVTEFRVNLKITFEVD from the coding sequence ATGGCAGTACTAAAAGTAATTGAAATTTTATCGAACTCAGAAAAAAGTTGGGAAGATGCTACTAAAAAAGCCGTGAAACACGCTTCAAAGAGTGTGAAAAACATACGTTCAGTATATGTAAAAGAACAAAGTGCCATTGTAAAAGATGGAGATGTAACGGAATTTAGGGTAAACTTAAAAATCACTTTCGAAGTGGATTAA
- a CDS encoding NifU family protein — protein MNNFKVSVQETSNNAIVKFELNQFITKHQSFEFNNIDEAKASPLAQQLFYLPFVKKVYITSNFVAVERFNIVEWDDVKDEMAEQIETYLNDGGVVVEESNAPKKIPVTVYAESTPNPSVMKFVANKKIVTTLFEFTSIDDAKLSPLATELFHFPFVKSVFIDENYVSITKYDMAEWQDINIELREFIRSYIENGKDVVLPEAVESLKKSTEQLDSQFENLDDTSKEIVNILEEYVKPAVASDGGNIQFISYDAESKNVSVMLQGACSGCPSSTYTLKSGIENMLKQMLPGKVNMVEAING, from the coding sequence ATGAATAATTTCAAGGTTTCTGTGCAAGAAACATCCAATAATGCGATAGTAAAATTTGAGTTAAATCAATTTATAACCAAGCATCAAAGTTTCGAGTTTAACAATATAGACGAAGCAAAAGCATCGCCTTTAGCTCAACAATTATTTTATTTACCCTTTGTAAAAAAGGTTTACATTACGAGTAATTTTGTGGCTGTAGAGCGTTTCAATATTGTGGAATGGGACGATGTAAAAGATGAAATGGCCGAACAAATTGAAACCTATTTAAACGATGGCGGTGTTGTGGTTGAAGAATCCAATGCGCCCAAAAAGATACCCGTTACGGTATATGCCGAAAGCACGCCAAATCCGTCGGTAATGAAATTTGTGGCCAACAAAAAAATAGTGACCACGTTATTTGAATTCACCTCTATAGATGACGCGAAACTATCACCTTTAGCCACAGAATTATTTCATTTCCCGTTTGTTAAAAGTGTTTTTATAGACGAGAACTACGTATCTATCACCAAATACGATATGGCCGAATGGCAAGACATCAATATCGAACTTCGCGAGTTTATTAGAAGTTATATTGAAAACGGAAAAGATGTGGTGTTACCCGAAGCTGTTGAAAGTTTAAAAAAATCGACAGAGCAATTAGACAGCCAGTTTGAGAATTTAGATGATACTTCAAAGGAAATTGTTAACATCTTAGAAGAATATGTTAAACCAGCCGTAGCCAGCGATGGCGGTAACATTCAGTTTATTTCTTACGATGCCGAAAGCAAAAACGTAAGCGTTATGCTACAAGGTGCTTGTAGTGGTTGCCCATCATCAACCTATACCTTAAAAAGCGGTATAGAAAATATGCTTAAACAAATGCTTCCAGGAAAAGTAAATATGGTTGAAGCCATAAACGGGTAA
- a CDS encoding PorP/SprF family type IX secretion system membrane protein — translation MKLKNILMIAIGVLCAHTATSQEGLPIYTDYLTDNYYLIHPSMAGIANCSKVRLTSRQQWFGHEDAPRLTTLSLNGRIGETPSAIGGILFTDKNGYHSQSGAYATYAHHLLFSRNEVDLNMLSFGISAGFIQYKLDETSFLFDGPDPIIDGIVQNETNFNIDLGFSYHFLDYYAHATVKNVLKNAGVNNDIEITSNLRRYLLSVGGVFGKLGSDWSYEPSIMFQYKDGTQEAAIDVNGKVYKDMDFGKIWAGLSYRQSFDGAEYLINSNTVKSQKLRQLTPILGVDYKQFMFAYTYTYQNNSVVFTSGGFHQITLGFNFACKRKRYECRCPAVN, via the coding sequence ATGAAATTGAAGAATATCTTAATGATAGCTATCGGCGTATTATGTGCTCACACGGCTACATCGCAAGAAGGTTTACCAATATACACAGATTATTTAACCGATAATTATTACCTCATACATCCATCAATGGCGGGAATTGCCAATTGCTCTAAGGTTAGGTTAACCTCACGCCAGCAATGGTTTGGTCATGAAGATGCACCAAGACTTACCACATTGAGTTTAAATGGAAGAATAGGCGAAACGCCATCTGCAATAGGTGGTATTTTGTTTACCGATAAAAACGGATACCATTCGCAATCTGGAGCTTATGCAACTTATGCACATCACCTGTTGTTTTCAAGAAATGAAGTAGATTTGAATATGCTTTCGTTTGGGATAAGCGCGGGATTTATACAGTATAAATTAGATGAAACCAGCTTTTTGTTTGATGGGCCCGATCCTATTATTGATGGTATTGTGCAAAACGAAACCAATTTTAATATTGATTTAGGATTTTCATATCACTTTTTGGATTACTACGCACATGCCACCGTTAAAAACGTATTGAAAAATGCCGGTGTAAATAACGATATTGAAATTACAAGCAATTTAAGGCGCTACTTGCTTTCGGTTGGAGGTGTTTTTGGAAAATTAGGAAGCGATTGGAGTTACGAACCTTCAATCATGTTTCAGTATAAAGATGGCACACAAGAGGCCGCCATAGATGTAAACGGAAAAGTTTATAAAGACATGGATTTTGGTAAAATTTGGGCTGGCTTATCGTATCGACAAAGTTTTGATGGTGCCGAATATTTGATAAATTCAAATACGGTAAAAAGTCAAAAATTACGACAACTCACACCCATTTTAGGGGTTGATTATAAACAATTCATGTTTGCTTACACCTATACCTACCAAAACAATTCAGTAGTTTTTACAAGTGGCGGATTTCATCAAATTACCTTAGGATTTAATTTTGCTTGTAAAAGAAAGCGCTACGAATGTAGATGTCCGGCGGTAAATTAA
- a CDS encoding vWA domain-containing protein — MKTYLKTFLFSIALVSFIACHANNKKTNTDYTQAEISNNKPSKQYIKVALLLDTSNSMDGLIDQAKAQLWDIVNELSYAKCGNNKPNLQIALYEYGNDRLNGDEGYIRQVLSFSEDLDEISKELFSLTTNGGEEYCGQVIQTSLNQLKWGKNPDDLKLIFIAGNEPFTQGKINYKDASTNAKEKNVTINTIFCGDYRQGISTFWKDGASLTNGEYMAINQNNATVHIASPFDDDILILNQKLNKTYVIYGQAGRQKIALQAEQDANAGMYSKANAVSRTVSKSSHLYKNKSWDLVDAESDKDFKYDDLKESQLPEVLKGKSESEIKAFVAKKRNERESIQKQIQKLNNKRKLYILEHKKENANGLENAMTKAIKEQAKKKKYSWD; from the coding sequence ATGAAAACGTATTTAAAAACATTCCTTTTTAGCATCGCGCTCGTTAGCTTTATAGCTTGCCATGCAAACAACAAAAAGACAAATACAGATTATACTCAAGCAGAAATCTCAAACAATAAACCCAGTAAACAGTACATTAAAGTGGCGCTTTTATTGGATACGAGCAACAGTATGGACGGGTTAATAGACCAAGCCAAAGCACAACTTTGGGATATTGTAAACGAACTGTCTTATGCAAAATGCGGCAACAATAAACCCAATTTACAGATTGCATTATACGAATATGGCAACGACCGATTAAATGGCGACGAAGGTTATATCCGACAGGTATTAAGCTTTAGCGAAGACCTTGACGAGATTTCAAAAGAGCTGTTTTCGTTAACCACAAATGGTGGTGAAGAATATTGCGGACAAGTCATTCAAACCTCATTAAATCAATTAAAATGGGGCAAAAATCCAGACGATTTAAAACTTATTTTTATAGCAGGAAACGAGCCTTTTACTCAAGGTAAAATCAATTATAAAGATGCTTCAACAAATGCCAAAGAAAAAAACGTAACTATTAATACTATTTTTTGTGGCGATTACAGACAAGGCATTTCAACGTTTTGGAAAGATGGCGCGAGCTTAACCAATGGCGAATATATGGCAATAAACCAAAACAATGCTACGGTGCATATTGCATCGCCTTTTGATGATGATATTTTAATATTAAATCAAAAACTGAATAAAACCTATGTGATTTACGGTCAGGCTGGAAGACAAAAAATAGCGCTTCAAGCGGAACAAGATGCCAATGCAGGCATGTATAGTAAAGCCAATGCCGTGAGCAGAACGGTGAGCAAAAGCTCGCATTTATACAAAAATAAATCTTGGGATTTGGTTGATGCTGAAAGCGACAAGGATTTTAAATATGACGATTTAAAAGAAAGCCAATTACCCGAAGTTTTAAAAGGAAAATCGGAATCGGAAATAAAGGCTTTTGTAGCTAAAAAACGTAATGAACGCGAGAGCATTCAAAAGCAAATTCAGAAGTTGAACAACAAACGTAAACTCTATATTTTAGAGCATAAAAAGGAAAATGCAAACGGATTGGAAAATGCCATGACCAAAGCGATTAAAGAACAAGCCAAAAAGAAAAAGTATTCTTGGGATTAA
- a CDS encoding histidine kinase: MLAQERNNDINTEKRFTVRGSVIESDTNNPIPHVNIEVSGGAYTTTDNFGEFRIEAKKGDELTIRHKDFETVYYIIKSSERIKVEVQPNELEEYESKLFKSRATTQVFKSLIDSAEVYLKNNAKKSIQFIADALKDSKSVKENSEAYEVLGDVYMHWKQYDLAVSNYRISIQNRATNTVKIKLAKAYQLNKNYQESLATYNDIDKTELSNWQLVVLYEGVGDVNQTTKTFDAAIDAYNAGLKVAKKHLITPKITDLNSKIAQVYVAKGESQKAKGYFNESLKLAKTQNKKRGVEEKIKVADFQNNLSDYSSEIELRKEALEAISEIESDSAFDNESALTPQKQNYKIGNAYALQKDFGQAITYLEKSIEEADDKEDLIVQKDATRKLSEVLRDAGEFDKALVAYQKYVDLVDKVYSKKEQEISQAARFSKDIVSKQNRILSLESDRALSESKYQLNIQQARTQKLIIYSLIGGVLLLLITAFLMFKYIKQQRLANNLLALKTLRSQMNPHFIFNALNSVNSFIASNDERTANKYLSDFSLLMRAVLENSEEDFIPLEKEIELLELYTKLEHFRFKDKFDYNITVDKNINVSDFVIPPMLLQPYIENAVWHGLRYKKTKGHLNIAITQNKADEIKITITDDGIGRKKSKALKTENQQKQNSKGMGNIKKRVSILNAMYKDKVDVSIDDFQKEEDTGTKVVVTLKKD, encoded by the coding sequence ATGCTTGCGCAGGAAAGGAACAATGATATAAACACCGAAAAACGATTTACGGTACGCGGTTCTGTGATTGAGAGCGATACCAACAACCCAATCCCCCATGTTAATATTGAAGTTAGCGGAGGCGCTTACACAACCACCGACAATTTTGGAGAGTTTAGAATTGAAGCCAAAAAAGGTGACGAGCTTACCATACGACATAAAGATTTTGAAACCGTTTACTATATCATTAAAAGTAGCGAACGCATTAAAGTGGAGGTTCAGCCCAATGAATTAGAAGAATATGAAAGTAAACTTTTTAAGTCGAGAGCAACTACCCAAGTTTTTAAATCGCTTATTGATTCTGCCGAAGTGTATTTAAAAAATAATGCTAAAAAAAGTATTCAATTTATAGCTGATGCTTTAAAAGACAGCAAGTCGGTTAAAGAAAACAGTGAAGCTTACGAGGTTTTGGGCGATGTTTATATGCATTGGAAGCAGTACGATTTAGCGGTTTCAAATTACCGAATAAGCATTCAAAATAGGGCGACCAATACCGTTAAAATTAAACTGGCAAAAGCCTATCAGCTGAATAAAAACTATCAAGAAAGCCTTGCTACTTACAACGATATCGATAAAACAGAACTTTCCAATTGGCAGTTGGTGGTGCTTTATGAAGGCGTTGGCGATGTGAACCAAACTACCAAAACCTTTGATGCTGCGATTGATGCCTATAACGCAGGGTTAAAGGTGGCAAAAAAACATTTGATAACCCCAAAAATAACCGACTTAAATTCTAAAATCGCACAGGTTTATGTTGCGAAAGGCGAATCGCAAAAGGCCAAGGGCTACTTTAACGAATCGTTGAAATTGGCTAAAACCCAAAACAAAAAAAGGGGCGTTGAAGAAAAAATTAAGGTCGCCGATTTTCAGAACAATTTAAGCGATTATTCCAGTGAAATTGAATTGCGAAAGGAAGCCTTGGAAGCCATATCCGAAATAGAAAGCGATTCGGCTTTCGATAACGAAAGTGCTTTAACACCACAAAAACAAAACTATAAAATAGGTAATGCCTATGCCTTGCAAAAAGATTTCGGGCAAGCCATAACCTATCTTGAAAAAAGCATTGAAGAAGCCGATGATAAAGAAGATTTAATCGTTCAAAAAGATGCGACCAGAAAATTATCTGAAGTGTTGCGTGATGCCGGTGAGTTTGATAAAGCTCTGGTGGCCTATCAAAAATATGTGGATTTGGTGGATAAAGTCTATTCAAAAAAAGAACAGGAAATTTCGCAAGCGGCTCGATTTAGTAAAGATATTGTGAGTAAACAAAACCGGATTTTAAGCTTGGAGAGCGATAGGGCACTTTCTGAAAGCAAATACCAACTCAATATCCAGCAGGCGCGTACACAAAAACTGATTATTTACTCGCTAATTGGCGGTGTTTTATTATTGCTGATTACAGCATTTTTAATGTTTAAATACATAAAGCAACAGCGTTTGGCAAACAATTTGTTGGCATTAAAAACCTTGCGCAGTCAAATGAATCCGCACTTTATTTTTAATGCTTTAAACTCGGTAAATAGTTTTATTGCTTCAAATGATGAGCGGACTGCAAATAAGTATTTGTCGGATTTTTCATTGTTAATGCGAGCCGTTTTAGAAAATAGCGAAGAAGATTTTATTCCGTTGGAAAAAGAAATTGAGTTATTGGAATTATACACCAAATTGGAGCATTTTAGATTTAAAGATAAGTTTGATTACAACATTACGGTCGATAAAAATATCAATGTCAGCGATTTTGTAATACCGCCCATGCTGCTGCAACCCTATATAGAAAATGCCGTTTGGCACGGGTTGCGATATAAGAAAACAAAAGGGCATTTAAATATTGCAATAACCCAAAATAAAGCAGACGAAATTAAAATTACCATTACCGATGATGGCATTGGAAGAAAAAAATCAAAAGCTTTAAAAACCGAAAATCAGCAAAAACAAAACTCTAAAGGGATGGGCAATATTAAAAAACGCGTATCCATTTTAAACGCTATGTATAAAGATAAAGTCGATGTTTCTATTGATGATTTTCAAAAAGAAGAGGATACGGGAACTAAAGTAGTTGTAACTTTAAAAAAAGATTGA
- a CDS encoding GIY-YIG nuclease family protein, with product MKYYYVYILLCSDSTYYTGMTNDLERRINQHKSGYKADGYTFSRRPIELKWYLQCTNPSEAIKIEKQIIGWSQKKKKALIDENWDDLIEFSKNYFEYVHPDKRC from the coding sequence ATGAAATACTATTACGTTTACATCCTCCTTTGTTCAGACAGTACCTATTACACAGGAATGACTAATGATTTAGAGCGAAGAATTAATCAGCATAAATCAGGCTACAAAGCAGATGGTTATACATTTTCAAGACGACCAATTGAATTAAAATGGTATTTACAATGCACAAACCCAAGTGAAGCCATTAAAATTGAAAAGCAAATTATAGGTTGGTCGCAAAAAAAGAAAAAAGCATTAATTGATGAAAATTGGGACGACTTGATAGAGTTTTCAAAGAATTATTTTGAATATGTGCATCCAGATAAACGATGTTAG
- a CDS encoding LytR/AlgR family response regulator transcription factor, with amino-acid sequence MKLSAIIVEDEATSREILKNYLKKYCPNVTVLGEAENVEEALVLIRNSDLDLVFLDVEMPYGNAFDLLDKVGDINFETVFVTAYNHYAIDALNAHASYYLMKPISIDELIKAVDYVTEIKTKEDALQNQVLVSKTNTVNGKITIPQQNGFEIVNTTDILYCKADDNYTEIYLNTNKKKVVSKTLKYFDDILKASGFARVHKSYLVNVNEVVKYKKGKGGSVILSNGKEIMVSASKKSALLSYFK; translated from the coding sequence ATGAAACTATCCGCAATTATAGTCGAAGACGAAGCAACCAGCAGGGAAATCCTAAAGAATTACCTCAAAAAATACTGCCCAAACGTAACGGTTTTGGGCGAAGCGGAAAATGTAGAAGAAGCCTTGGTGTTGATTAGAAACAGCGATTTGGATTTGGTATTCCTCGATGTAGAGATGCCATACGGAAACGCCTTCGATTTACTCGATAAGGTGGGCGACATTAATTTTGAAACCGTATTTGTAACCGCATACAATCATTACGCGATAGACGCTTTAAATGCCCACGCCTCTTATTATTTAATGAAACCCATTTCAATCGACGAGCTTATTAAGGCTGTCGATTACGTAACCGAAATAAAAACCAAAGAAGACGCGCTTCAAAACCAGGTGTTAGTTTCAAAAACAAATACGGTAAATGGTAAAATAACCATTCCGCAGCAAAACGGTTTCGAGATTGTCAATACCACAGATATTTTGTATTGTAAAGCCGATGATAACTACACCGAAATCTATTTAAACACCAATAAAAAGAAAGTAGTAAGTAAAACACTTAAATATTTTGACGATATTTTAAAGGCCAGTGGTTTTGCCCGGGTACACAAATCGTATTTAGTTAATGTCAATGAAGTTGTAAAATATAAGAAAGGCAAAGGCGGAAGCGTAATACTTAGCAACGGAAAAGAAATTATGGTTTCAGCATCAAAAAAATCAGCTTTGTTATCGTATTTCAAATAA